One segment of Polaribacter huanghezhanensis DNA contains the following:
- the hisF gene encoding imidazole glycerol phosphate synthase subunit HisF, with product MLTKRIIPCLDIKDGRTVKGVNFVNLRDAGDPVELAKIYAENGADELVFLDISATEEKRKTLIELVLKVAEQINIPFTVGGGISSVDDVSVLLNSGADKVSINSSAVKNPKLINELASKFGSQCITVAIDAKRVNGIWRVHLVGGKVPTELNLFDWAKEVEKRGAGEILFTSMENDGTKDGFANKALAQLSSLVNIPIIASGGAGTMQHFTDAFIKGKADAALAASVFHFKEIEISALKQELKNNNIPVRI from the coding sequence ATGTTAACAAAAAGAATCATTCCGTGTTTAGACATCAAAGACGGAAGAACAGTAAAAGGTGTCAATTTTGTGAACTTGCGTGATGCTGGTGATCCCGTTGAATTGGCAAAAATATACGCAGAAAACGGTGCTGATGAATTGGTGTTTTTAGACATTTCTGCCACAGAAGAAAAACGAAAAACACTCATCGAATTGGTGTTAAAAGTAGCAGAACAAATAAACATTCCGTTTACTGTTGGTGGTGGAATATCTAGCGTAGACGATGTTTCTGTGCTATTAAATTCTGGCGCAGATAAAGTTTCTATCAATTCATCCGCAGTAAAAAATCCGAAATTAATCAATGAGTTGGCTAGTAAATTTGGCAGTCAATGTATTACTGTGGCAATTGATGCCAAACGAGTAAACGGAATTTGGCGAGTCCATTTAGTCGGTGGGAAAGTCCCGACAGAACTCAATTTATTCGACTGGGCAAAGGAAGTAGAAAAACGCGGCGCAGGAGAAATTTTATTTACGTCGATGGAAAACGATGGAACAAAAGACGGATTTGCAAACAAAGCTTTGGCGCAATTATCAAGTTTGGTAAACATTCCAATTATAGCTTCTGGTGGCGCAGGAACCATGCAACATTTTACAGATGCATTTATCAAAGGAAAAGCAGATGCAGCGTTGGCAGCAAGTGTTTTTCACTTTAAAGAAATAGAAATTTCAGCATTAAAGCAAGAGTTAAAAAATAATAATATTCCAGTAAGAATATAA
- the hisIE gene encoding bifunctional phosphoribosyl-AMP cyclohydrolase/phosphoribosyl-ATP diphosphatase HisIE produces MNINFNKNNDGLVPAIIQDATTKNVLMLGYMNQEAFAKTQETKRVTFFSRTKNRLWTKGEESGNVLHLVDIKLDCDKDTLLISVNPIGPTCHKGTDTCWNEPNEENFGFISKLETKIENRIKNADTNNSYVASLFSEGINKVAQKVGEEAVEVIIEAKDNNDDLFLNESADLLFHYLLLLQAKGFQLKDVVDVLKGREK; encoded by the coding sequence ATGAATATCAATTTCAATAAAAATAACGACGGATTAGTTCCGGCAATCATTCAAGATGCAACCACCAAAAATGTATTGATGCTGGGATATATGAACCAAGAAGCATTTGCTAAAACACAAGAAACAAAACGGGTAACTTTTTTTAGCAGAACTAAGAATCGCTTGTGGACAAAAGGAGAAGAAAGTGGAAACGTATTACATCTAGTAGACATTAAACTAGATTGTGATAAGGATACATTGCTCATATCAGTAAATCCAATTGGGCCAACGTGTCACAAAGGAACTGATACCTGTTGGAATGAACCCAATGAAGAAAATTTTGGATTTATTTCTAAACTAGAAACAAAAATTGAAAACAGAATTAAGAATGCTGACACGAACAATTCTTATGTTGCTTCGCTGTTTAGTGAAGGCATCAATAAAGTAGCGCAAAAGGTTGGAGAAGAAGCCGTAGAAGTAATTATTGAAGCAAAAGACAACAATGATGATTTGTTTTTAAATGAAAGTGCCGATTTGCTGTTTCACTATTTATTGTTGTTACAAGCAAAAGGGTTTCAATTAAAAGATGTTGTTGACGTTTTAAAGGGAAGAGAGAAATAA